A DNA window from Candidatus Nitrospira nitrosa contains the following coding sequences:
- a CDS encoding type II toxin-antitoxin system VapC family toxin, translating into MHIARSDPTFFARAVLTTLFEALDHGKLTAVTSELTLAEVLVKPLLDHHTERQAAYLHALQPSTSLQIVPVSRDILIAAAHLRANAHLKLPDAIHAATAQQTSCDQFLTNDARIPALPGLVILRLSDL; encoded by the coding sequence ATGCACATTGCAAGATCTGACCCTACTTTCTTTGCTCGAGCGGTCCTGACCACACTCTTCGAGGCACTCGACCACGGAAAGTTGACGGCCGTCACGAGTGAACTCACGCTCGCAGAAGTGTTGGTCAAACCGCTGCTGGACCACCATACCGAGCGGCAAGCCGCGTATCTCCACGCCCTACAACCATCCACCTCCTTGCAGATCGTTCCCGTCAGCCGGGACATCCTCATCGCCGCGGCGCACCTGCGGGCCAACGCGCACCTCAAGTTGCCCGACGCCATTCACGCCGCCACGGCGCAACAGACCAGCTGTGATCAGTTTCTCACCAACGATGCCCGCATTCCCGCCCTGCCAGGCCTGGTCATCCTACGGCTATCCGACCTCTAG
- the purD gene encoding phosphoribosylamine--glycine ligase has translation MKVLVVGSGGREHAMVWKLAQSPRKPIVYCAPGNAGIASLATCVPIKADDLSGLKQFVTHEQIDLTVVGPEVPLALGIVDEFRKAKLRVFGPTKQAARLEASKIFSKDVMAQAKIRTAQARSFEKAADAMAYLERHDVPVVIKADGLAQGKGVIIATTHEQAKQAVRDCMETEVFGLAGKQVLIEQFLDGEELTIMAFTDGKTIVPMPPAQDHKRVGNGDAGLNTGGMGAYCPAPLGTASLRDQVLHEVLQPMIDAMARIGSPFQGVLYAGLMIVKGIPYVLEFNARMGDPETQVVLPLLKTDLLDVIDAVIDHRLEQLPVEWSREAAVCVVMTSGGYPGSYQQGMVIAGLPATAAASSASVVFHAGTALRDKDIITAGGRVLGVLGLGSTLSEAQREAYRVVNTISFEGCHFRTDIAHRALRG, from the coding sequence ATGAAGGTGCTTGTCGTCGGCAGCGGAGGGCGTGAGCACGCGATGGTGTGGAAGCTCGCGCAGAGCCCACGGAAACCGATCGTATATTGTGCTCCCGGCAATGCAGGTATTGCCTCATTGGCGACGTGCGTACCGATCAAGGCGGACGATCTTTCAGGACTGAAGCAGTTTGTCACTCATGAACAAATCGACCTGACGGTCGTAGGGCCTGAGGTGCCACTGGCTTTGGGAATCGTTGATGAATTCCGCAAGGCCAAGCTCAGAGTGTTTGGCCCAACCAAGCAGGCTGCTCGATTGGAGGCCAGCAAGATCTTTTCAAAAGATGTGATGGCACAGGCCAAGATTCGCACCGCCCAGGCCAGGAGTTTCGAAAAGGCTGCGGATGCGATGGCCTATCTTGAGCGGCATGACGTACCGGTCGTCATCAAGGCGGATGGGTTGGCGCAAGGGAAAGGCGTCATTATTGCCACGACTCACGAGCAGGCAAAACAAGCGGTTCGTGATTGCATGGAGACGGAGGTCTTTGGGCTGGCCGGAAAGCAGGTTTTGATCGAACAGTTTCTGGATGGTGAAGAACTGACGATCATGGCGTTTACTGACGGCAAGACCATTGTCCCAATGCCGCCGGCACAAGATCATAAGCGAGTGGGGAATGGAGACGCCGGACTGAATACAGGCGGGATGGGGGCCTACTGTCCGGCTCCGCTTGGGACAGCTTCCCTTAGAGATCAAGTGCTCCATGAAGTATTGCAGCCGATGATCGATGCCATGGCCCGTATTGGTTCGCCGTTTCAAGGCGTGCTCTATGCTGGCCTCATGATTGTGAAGGGGATTCCCTATGTGCTGGAGTTCAATGCTCGGATGGGCGATCCCGAAACGCAGGTCGTGCTGCCTTTGCTGAAGACGGATTTACTTGATGTGATCGACGCGGTGATCGACCATCGGCTTGAGCAACTACCGGTCGAATGGTCTCGAGAGGCTGCGGTATGCGTGGTGATGACCTCCGGAGGCTATCCCGGTTCGTATCAGCAGGGAATGGTGATTGCCGGACTTCCCGCGACCGCTGCCGCTTCCTCGGCTTCCGTTGTGTTTCATGCCGGCACTGCGCTACGGGACAAGGACATTATCACAGCGGGGGGGCGTGTGCTTGGTGTGCTTGGGCTGGGCTCAACACTCTCCGAGGCTCAACGTGAGGCCTATCGAGTCGTGAATACGATTTCCTTCGAAGGCTGTCACTTCCGAACCGACATTGCCCACCGCGCGCTTCGTGGGTAG
- a CDS encoding HEAT repeat domain-containing protein translates to MTIAKMKQIPSSSINLISIGIVLLILLFCFPQSGFPFSKLADYLGAFKDERADIRRAALGQLLSCQEEDKECLEGGSPESFGQLVTAVIPLLDDPDPNVREASILYLKQSTLARVVTPIARRLRDANDDVRATAAEAFYLIKVDAATVRELERLLLDKNKRVRMGAASSLGLNGTKKSVGLLRKALAHEADLDARELYTETLKELEKRLVTSGTAQRNRGQRPISP, encoded by the coding sequence GTGACGATTGCCAAAATGAAACAAATACCTTCATCAAGTATTAACTTAATCTCAATCGGAATTGTCCTACTCATCTTGCTCTTCTGTTTTCCACAATCGGGGTTTCCATTTAGCAAGTTAGCTGACTATCTGGGGGCGTTTAAGGATGAAAGAGCTGATATTAGAAGAGCTGCGCTTGGCCAATTGCTAAGCTGTCAAGAAGAGGACAAGGAGTGCCTTGAAGGAGGCAGTCCAGAGTCCTTTGGTCAGCTTGTCACGGCGGTTATACCTCTGCTGGATGATCCCGATCCAAATGTTCGGGAAGCAAGTATTCTCTATTTGAAGCAATCAACCTTAGCCCGTGTGGTTACGCCAATCGCTCGACGGCTGCGAGATGCGAATGATGATGTGCGTGCGACAGCAGCCGAAGCCTTTTATCTCATAAAAGTGGATGCAGCTACTGTGCGAGAGCTTGAACGCCTACTGCTAGATAAAAACAAGAGAGTGCGAATGGGCGCAGCTAGTTCCCTCGGCTTGAACGGGACTAAGAAATCTGTGGGCCTACTGCGAAAAGCTCTTGCTCATGAAGCCGATCTGGATGCACGCGAATTGTACACGGAGACATTGAAGGAACTTGAAAAGAGACTTGTTACAAGTGGTACAGCGCAGCGAAATCGTGGCCAAAGACCCATCTCTCCGTGA
- a CDS encoding IS30 family transposase, with protein sequence MTTGVTMRVSHQTLYQWIAQDRTSGGRWYRCLRQFRRQRRKRYGSGPRTPRFTGRVSLAERPAIVARRGRFGDWEGDTVVGRGHSAAVATHVERRSRVLLAATVPRRTAAVVTQATHRLFRSLPTQLLKTLTVDNGSEWGAFQDLQRVLPLRVYFAAPYAAWERGTNENTNGLLRDYFPKHTDFSRVPPAHLANVVRSLNNRPRKCLAYRTPAEVLRARFGVALRI encoded by the coding sequence TTGACAACCGGGGTCACCATGCGAGTAAGCCATCAAACGCTCTATCAGTGGATTGCGCAGGATCGCACCAGTGGTGGCAGATGGTATCGCTGTCTTCGGCAGTTCCGTCGTCAGCGCCGCAAGCGCTATGGGAGCGGGCCGCGCACCCCTCGTTTCACCGGTCGAGTCAGTCTGGCAGAGCGCCCCGCTATCGTGGCCCGTCGTGGCCGGTTTGGGGATTGGGAAGGGGATACCGTAGTGGGACGAGGCCACTCGGCGGCGGTCGCCACCCATGTGGAGCGGAGGAGTCGCGTTCTACTTGCGGCGACAGTCCCGCGCCGCACCGCTGCCGTTGTGACCCAGGCGACCCACCGTCTGTTTCGATCCCTCCCGACACAACTCCTGAAAACCCTCACGGTCGATAATGGCAGTGAGTGGGGAGCGTTCCAAGATCTCCAACGTGTCTTGCCCCTACGTGTGTACTTCGCGGCTCCCTATGCGGCCTGGGAACGCGGGACCAACGAGAATACCAATGGGTTGTTGCGGGACTATTTCCCTAAACACACGGACTTTTCCCGCGTCCCGCCCGCACACCTTGCGAACGTTGTCCGGTCCCTCAATAATAGACCCCGGAAATGTCTGGCCTATCGAACACCAGCGGAAGTGCTCCGCGCTCGCTTTGGTGTTGCGCTTCGGATTTGA
- a CDS encoding DUF3450 domain-containing protein yields MTKGETNMLHHPQRFVGAVVCVGVAMSLVGCDYWPPTLQDEIEQLRAEIQTLTMEKTQLQAQVVDLTRVKQELQGQMDDLSRVNREKGVIISGLQSQLEAVRIKAMKAMSPKASTRKGSSKSPATSPSKGAPKSSGSKHPAPRSIGVR; encoded by the coding sequence ATGACGAAAGGGGAGACCAACATGCTTCATCACCCGCAGCGGTTTGTCGGCGCAGTTGTCTGTGTGGGGGTGGCGATGAGCCTGGTGGGCTGTGACTACTGGCCGCCGACGCTGCAGGATGAGATCGAACAATTACGTGCCGAAATTCAAACGCTGACGATGGAGAAAACGCAACTGCAGGCTCAAGTGGTTGACTTGACCAGAGTGAAGCAGGAACTCCAGGGACAGATGGATGATCTGAGCCGAGTCAATCGAGAGAAAGGCGTCATCATCAGTGGGTTACAGAGTCAGTTGGAAGCGGTACGCATCAAAGCAATGAAGGCGATGAGTCCGAAGGCATCGACCCGCAAAGGTTCCTCCAAATCACCTGCGACATCTCCGTCCAAGGGTGCGCCGAAATCTTCAGGAAGTAAGCATCCTGCTCCACGATCCATCGGAGTGCGATAG